The Bacteroidota bacterium genome contains a region encoding:
- a CDS encoding cysteine desulfurase family protein, protein MIYLDHAATTPLDPTVLDAMLPYLREDYGNASSVHQLGRRARVAIERAREQVAVHLGCEPSEVIFTSGATEANNAALRGVLAAVPERPGLVITAAEHEAILQPAEALHEAGHPVTVLAPSGTGAVTCEDVANALDALSSAETPAGLVSVMLVNNELGTVSPVADIAQAARERGAYTHTDAVQAATLFDLSVDALGVDLLSLSGHKMYGPKGVGVLYVRSGTPIVPMVLGGAQERRRRGGTENVAAVVGLAAALDLAVAQRAEERTRLMRLQQRLARRLAEAFGDVVRFNTPLQPYANHVAEVAPHILNVSVGPSNDVPLDGEMLLLNLDLAGVLVSSGSACTSGAVEPSHVLRALEVPAATANATVRFSLGRATTEADIDTAFERVHAAVSRMCGAMSGTT, encoded by the coding sequence GTGATCTACCTCGACCACGCAGCCACGACGCCCCTCGATCCTACCGTGCTCGATGCGATGCTGCCCTACCTCCGCGAGGACTACGGAAACGCGTCGTCGGTGCACCAACTGGGGCGGCGGGCCCGAGTCGCCATCGAGCGTGCCCGGGAACAGGTGGCGGTGCACCTCGGCTGCGAGCCCTCGGAGGTGATCTTTACGAGTGGAGCCACCGAGGCCAATAATGCGGCGCTGCGTGGCGTGCTCGCGGCGGTGCCGGAGCGGCCAGGACTCGTGATCACAGCTGCGGAACACGAGGCGATCTTGCAACCGGCAGAGGCGCTGCACGAGGCGGGGCATCCGGTCACCGTGCTCGCGCCGAGCGGTACGGGGGCCGTCACGTGTGAGGACGTTGCGAATGCCCTCGACGCGTTGTCGTCGGCCGAGACGCCCGCGGGGCTGGTGTCTGTGATGCTCGTCAACAACGAACTCGGGACCGTGTCGCCGGTTGCGGACATTGCGCAGGCGGCACGGGAGCGAGGAGCCTACACGCACACGGATGCCGTACAGGCCGCGACGCTGTTCGACCTCAGTGTGGATGCGCTGGGCGTCGATCTGCTGTCGCTTTCCGGGCACAAGATGTACGGGCCCAAAGGCGTGGGTGTGCTCTATGTGCGCAGCGGCACGCCGATCGTACCGATGGTACTCGGGGGAGCCCAGGAGCGGCGCCGCCGTGGCGGCACCGAGAACGTCGCCGCCGTGGTAGGGCTGGCCGCAGCACTCGACCTCGCGGTTGCGCAGCGCGCCGAGGAGCGGACGCGGCTCATGCGGCTTCAGCAGCGTCTCGCTCGGCGTCTCGCGGAGGCGTTCGGCGACGTGGTTCGCTTCAACACGCCGTTGCAGCCCTATGCCAATCATGTTGCGGAGGTCGCCCCGCACATACTGAATGTCTCGGTTGGTCCCTCGAACGACGTCCCGCTGGATGGCGAGATGCTCTTGCTCAATCTCGACCTCGCTGGGGTCCTGGTGTCGAGTGGCTCGGCGTGCACGAGCGGCGCTGTCGAGCCGAGCCACGTGCTGCGCGCCCTCGAAGTCCCGGCAGCCACGGCCAACGCCACGGTGCGGTTCTCACTTGGACGCGCGACGACCGAGGCCGACATCGACACAGCGTTCGAGCGAGTGCATGCGGCCGTGTCCCGGATGTGCGGGGCGATGTCCGGGACCACTTGA
- the leuB gene encoding 3-isopropylmalate dehydrogenase, with the protein MTHDPRRTTYRIAWLPGDGIGREVTDPALGVLDAVAEAHGFFLDVEEYAVGGCAIDATAVPLPDATREACLAADAVFMGAVGGPAWDNQQPETRPERGLLALRRALGTFANLRPVSVPKTLAEASPLRREIVAGTDLLIVRELTGGIYFGEPRGIVAEHGETVSFNTMRYTDAEIGRIARVGFDWARRRGRRITSVDKANVLDVSRRWRAIVSEIGSTHYPDVHLDHLYVDNAAMQLVRNPRGFDVVLTSNLFGDILSDLAATLPGSLGLLPSASLGAPNEQRCVGLFEPVHGSAPDLAGQGVANPLAAILSGAMLFDALDRTEAAAAVRAGVAGALNAGYRTADLAAHAQTAVSTEAMSQCVAQYALRAPSRASLVVE; encoded by the coding sequence ATGACCCACGACCCACGACGCACGACCTACCGCATCGCCTGGCTGCCGGGCGACGGCATCGGGCGTGAGGTGACCGATCCGGCGCTCGGCGTCCTTGACGCAGTGGCTGAGGCGCACGGCTTCTTCCTCGACGTGGAGGAGTATGCGGTGGGTGGCTGCGCCATCGATGCGACCGCTGTGCCGTTGCCGGACGCGACGCGCGAGGCTTGTCTCGCGGCAGATGCGGTGTTCATGGGCGCCGTCGGCGGTCCTGCCTGGGACAATCAGCAGCCGGAGACGCGGCCCGAGCGAGGATTGCTCGCCCTGCGGCGTGCGCTCGGCACGTTCGCCAACCTGCGGCCCGTGAGCGTACCGAAGACGCTGGCCGAGGCATCGCCGCTGCGTCGGGAGATCGTTGCGGGGACCGACTTGCTCATCGTGCGCGAACTCACGGGCGGGATCTACTTCGGCGAACCGCGCGGCATCGTCGCAGAGCACGGCGAGACGGTGTCGTTTAATACGATGCGCTACACCGACGCCGAGATCGGGCGCATCGCCCGCGTCGGGTTCGACTGGGCGCGACGGCGCGGTCGGCGAATCACCTCCGTAGACAAGGCCAACGTGCTCGACGTCTCGCGGCGCTGGCGGGCCATCGTCTCCGAGATCGGCTCGACCCACTACCCCGACGTACACCTCGACCACCTCTACGTCGATAACGCGGCGATGCAGCTCGTCCGCAACCCACGCGGCTTCGACGTCGTGCTGACGAGTAACCTCTTCGGCGACATTCTCTCGGACCTTGCCGCGACGCTCCCCGGCTCGCTGGGCCTGCTGCCCTCGGCCAGCCTGGGTGCCCCCAACGAACAACGGTGCGTGGGATTGTTCGAGCCGGTTCACGGCAGCGCGCCCGACCTCGCCGGGCAGGGCGTCGCCAACCCGCTTGCAGCCATCCTCAGCGGCGCGATGCTCTTCGATGCGCTCGATCGTACTGAGGCCGCCGCTGCTGTCCGCGCCGGTGTCGCGGGTGCCCTCAATGCAGGCTACCGCACCGCCGATCTCGCCGCCCATGCCCAGACGGCTGTCTCTACCGAGGCGATGTCGCAGTGCGTGGCGCAGTACGCCCTCCGTGCTCCGTCGCGGGCTTCGCTGGTGGTGGAATGA
- a CDS encoding aconitase/3-isopropylmalate dehydratase large subunit family protein codes for MTITEKILAQHAGRDRVAPGETMWIDVDVLMTHDVCGPPTIGIFQREFGADAQVWDRDKLVIMPDHYIFTTNHHANRNVDILRDFAAAHNLPHYYDVGTDRYKGVCHIGLAEEGFNRPGLTLFGTDSHTCTSGAFGLFSTGVGNTDAALIMGTGKIWVKVPATMRFVFEGELPPYLMAKDLILAAIGDIGTDGATYRTLEFDGEAVYDLSMEERMTLCNMAIEAGGKNGIIAPDAKTFAYVDERTAGTNRADYTPVYGDPGARYYSEHVYDVSTMEPVVAKPHAPDNKATVSEVAGTKLDRAYVGSCTGGKLEDFVAAARVLQGQEVVIDTFIVPATTEVGRQLHEVTVGGQTLFDIFQASGCQVGKSSCAACLGGPVDTFGRTHGTEVVISTTNRNYPGRMGSKQAAVYLASPLTTAASALTGVITDPREVLV; via the coding sequence ATGACCATCACAGAAAAAATCCTCGCGCAGCACGCGGGGCGGGACCGGGTAGCGCCCGGCGAGACGATGTGGATCGACGTGGACGTGCTGATGACGCACGATGTCTGCGGACCGCCCACCATTGGCATTTTCCAGCGCGAGTTCGGCGCGGACGCGCAGGTGTGGGACCGCGACAAGCTGGTCATCATGCCCGACCACTACATCTTCACCACCAACCACCACGCCAACCGCAACGTCGACATCCTGCGCGATTTTGCGGCAGCGCACAATCTGCCGCACTACTACGATGTGGGCACTGACCGCTACAAAGGCGTCTGTCACATCGGCTTGGCCGAGGAGGGCTTCAACCGGCCCGGCCTCACGCTCTTTGGGACGGACTCGCACACCTGCACGTCAGGCGCGTTTGGCCTCTTCTCGACGGGCGTGGGCAACACCGACGCCGCGCTCATCATGGGCACGGGCAAGATCTGGGTGAAGGTGCCGGCCACGATGCGGTTCGTCTTCGAGGGCGAGTTGCCGCCCTACCTCATGGCGAAGGACCTCATCCTCGCCGCCATCGGCGACATCGGGACTGACGGCGCAACCTACCGCACGCTGGAGTTCGACGGCGAGGCGGTCTACGATCTCTCGATGGAGGAGCGCATGACGCTCTGCAACATGGCTATTGAGGCGGGTGGCAAGAACGGCATCATCGCGCCCGACGCGAAGACGTTCGCCTACGTCGACGAGCGCACCGCCGGGACCAACCGCGCGGACTACACGCCCGTCTACGGCGATCCTGGCGCGCGCTACTACTCGGAGCACGTCTACGATGTCTCGACGATGGAGCCGGTCGTGGCGAAGCCGCACGCGCCGGACAACAAAGCGACCGTGAGCGAGGTCGCAGGCACGAAGCTCGACCGCGCTTACGTCGGCTCGTGCACGGGCGGCAAGCTCGAAGACTTCGTCGCTGCCGCGCGCGTGCTGCAAGGGCAGGAGGTCGTAATCGACACGTTCATCGTCCCGGCGACGACGGAGGTCGGGCGGCAGCTGCACGAGGTCACCGTCGGCGGGCAGACGCTCTTCGACATCTTCCAGGCGTCAGGCTGCCAGGTCGGCAAGTCAAGCTGCGCGGCCTGCCTCGGCGGTCCCGTCGACACGTTCGGGCGGACGCATGGCACGGAGGTCGTGATCTCGACGACCAACCGCAACTACCCTGGCCGCATGGGCTCGAAGCAGGCCGCCGTCTACCTCGCCTCGCCGCTTACCACGGCCGCCTCGGCGCTCACCGGCGTCATCACGGACCCGCGCGAGGTGTTGGTCTAA
- a CDS encoding 3-isopropylmalate dehydratase, with protein sequence MKPLIEGKAYVLGDHIDTDQIIPAEHLVYSMTLPEERRLYGRYALSAVPPGQQGLPFGDRPLTQPDAYTSDYRIVIGGDNFGCGSSREHAPFALQEAGVEAVVASSYARIFYRNAVDGGFLVPFETRERLVERIRTGDDLVLDTRAAQLSNRTTGATFLLDPLGDVAAILEAGNVFEYARRAGLMPQRS encoded by the coding sequence ATGAAACCCCTCATCGAAGGAAAAGCCTACGTCCTCGGCGACCACATCGACACGGACCAGATCATCCCGGCCGAGCACCTCGTCTACAGCATGACGCTGCCGGAGGAGCGGCGGCTCTACGGACGCTATGCCCTCAGCGCCGTGCCGCCCGGCCAGCAGGGGCTGCCGTTCGGCGACCGCCCGCTCACGCAGCCCGACGCCTATACCAGCGACTATCGGATCGTGATCGGCGGCGACAACTTCGGGTGTGGGTCGTCCCGCGAGCACGCGCCGTTTGCGCTTCAGGAGGCGGGCGTAGAGGCCGTCGTGGCGTCGAGCTATGCGCGCATCTTCTACCGCAACGCCGTAGACGGCGGCTTCCTCGTGCCGTTCGAGACACGCGAGCGCCTCGTCGAGCGCATTCGCACGGGCGACGACCTCGTGCTCGACACGAGGGCCGCGCAACTCAGCAATCGCACGACGGGGGCGACGTTTCTCCTCGATCCGCTCGGCGATGTGGCGGCGATCCTCGAAGCAGGCAACGTGTTTGAGTACGCGCGACGGGCAGGCCTGATGCCGCAACGGTCGTGA
- a CDS encoding SPFH domain-containing protein, whose protein sequence is MSLWKKMTGQLIDIIEWLDDTHDTLVHRYERHDNEIKNGAKLIVREGQIAVLVNEGQLADVYEPGTVTLETQNMPILSTLKGWKYGFESPFKAEVYFVSTRQFTDLKWGTKNPIMLRDPEFGPTRLRAFGTYAMRVGDPVEFLREIVGTNARFRTDGITDQLRNLVVTRFTDALGESKLAVLDLAANYTELGEFLHDKIAPDFQGYGLELVTLLVENISLPPAVEKTLDERTSMGVIGNLGAYTQFQAAQAMTKAAENPGGGASEGIGMGMGFAMAQQMANQMGTGRMGGVQQGAAQPPPPPQPAAPTFHVAVNGQTTGPFDMAALQQQAASGALTAETHVWAPSLGAWTPAGQVEALRGLFPPPPPPGV, encoded by the coding sequence ATGTCGCTCTGGAAAAAAATGACGGGCCAACTCATCGACATTATCGAGTGGCTCGACGACACCCATGACACGCTCGTCCATCGCTACGAGCGGCACGACAACGAGATCAAGAACGGCGCGAAGCTCATTGTGCGCGAGGGGCAGATCGCCGTGCTCGTCAACGAAGGTCAACTCGCCGACGTCTACGAGCCCGGCACCGTTACGCTCGAAACGCAGAACATGCCCATCCTCTCGACGCTGAAAGGGTGGAAGTACGGCTTTGAGAGCCCGTTCAAGGCCGAGGTTTATTTCGTCTCGACGCGGCAGTTCACGGACCTCAAGTGGGGGACGAAAAACCCGATCATGCTGCGCGACCCGGAGTTCGGCCCGACCCGACTACGCGCGTTCGGCACCTATGCGATGCGCGTCGGTGACCCCGTCGAGTTTCTCCGTGAGATCGTCGGCACCAACGCGCGCTTTCGCACGGACGGGATCACGGATCAACTCCGCAACCTCGTCGTCACGCGCTTCACAGACGCGCTCGGCGAGAGCAAGCTGGCGGTCCTCGACCTCGCGGCCAACTACACCGAGCTCGGCGAATTTCTGCACGACAAGATCGCGCCGGACTTCCAGGGCTATGGCCTCGAACTCGTCACGCTGCTCGTCGAAAACATCTCGCTCCCGCCCGCCGTGGAGAAGACGCTAGACGAGCGGACGAGCATGGGCGTAATCGGCAATCTCGGCGCCTACACCCAGTTCCAGGCTGCGCAGGCGATGACGAAGGCCGCCGAGAACCCCGGTGGTGGCGCGTCCGAGGGCATCGGCATGGGAATGGGCTTCGCGATGGCGCAGCAGATGGCCAATCAAATGGGCACGGGCCGGATGGGAGGGGTGCAGCAGGGCGCGGCACAACCTCCGCCACCGCCGCAGCCAGCCGCGCCTACGTTCCACGTCGCGGTCAACGGACAGACGACCGGCCCCTTCGACATGGCGGCGCTTCAGCAGCAGGCCGCGAGTGGCGCGCTCACCGCGGAGACGCACGTGTGGGCCCCAAGCCTCGGCGCATGGACGCCCGCTGGTCAGGTCGAGGCGTTGCGCGGCCTCTTCCCGCCACCGCCTCCTCCGGGGGTGTGA
- the murA gene encoding UDP-N-acetylglucosamine 1-carboxyvinyltransferase — MDKLVIEGGRAMRGVLPVSGSKNTALPLMAAALLAEGKTTLHNIPVLQDVWTFSNVLRVSGAEVEFDPDNDPSTPETLTIDATRITHPEAPYDLVKKMRASFYMLGALLGRCGKARVSLPGGCAWGPRPVDLHMKGMEALGATLTLDKGYVVAEAPGGRLHGAEITFEPSSVGATINVMLAAVRAEGTTVLHNAAAEPDVVVFGQMLQAMGAQIGGLGTTTVTIEGVETLAPVEFSNCPDRIELGTYMLLAGMTVPEGETVTLTNADPEHLGDAFLDALRATGIPFDVNGDTITVTGPSSIHPVSIETAPYPGFPTDLQAQWTVLMTQATGNSEIVDTIYTDRFKHVPELRRLGANAFVIGNKVAVEGGTPLSSAVVMSTDLRASVSLVMAGLIAEGTTDVLRVYHLDRGYERLEAKLQAVGLAVTREEYDENAVEAELA, encoded by the coding sequence ATGGATAAGCTCGTCATCGAAGGTGGCCGCGCGATGCGCGGTGTCCTCCCCGTCAGCGGCTCGAAGAACACCGCGCTCCCGCTCATGGCGGCCGCGCTCCTCGCCGAGGGGAAGACCACCCTCCACAACATTCCCGTTTTGCAGGACGTGTGGACGTTCTCGAACGTGCTACGTGTGTCCGGGGCCGAAGTCGAGTTTGACCCAGACAACGACCCCTCGACACCGGAGACCCTCACGATTGACGCGACGCGGATCACGCACCCGGAGGCGCCCTATGATCTCGTGAAGAAGATGCGGGCGTCGTTCTACATGCTCGGCGCGCTGCTCGGCCGATGCGGCAAGGCGCGCGTCTCGCTGCCGGGTGGCTGTGCCTGGGGCCCCCGCCCCGTTGACCTCCACATGAAGGGCATGGAGGCGCTTGGCGCCACGCTCACGCTTGACAAAGGCTACGTCGTGGCGGAGGCACCCGGCGGACGGCTGCATGGGGCCGAGATCACCTTCGAGCCGTCGAGTGTGGGCGCGACGATCAACGTGATGCTCGCCGCTGTACGGGCGGAGGGCACGACCGTCCTGCACAACGCTGCCGCCGAGCCCGACGTGGTCGTCTTTGGCCAGATGCTCCAGGCGATGGGCGCGCAGATTGGCGGCCTCGGCACCACCACCGTCACCATCGAGGGGGTCGAGACGCTTGCGCCGGTCGAGTTCAGCAACTGTCCTGATCGGATCGAGCTCGGCACCTATATGCTCCTCGCTGGGATGACCGTCCCCGAGGGCGAGACGGTCACGCTCACCAACGCTGACCCCGAGCACCTCGGCGACGCCTTCCTCGACGCCTTACGCGCTACGGGTATCCCGTTCGACGTGAACGGGGACACGATCACGGTCACGGGCCCGTCGTCCATCCATCCCGTCTCCATCGAGACGGCTCCCTATCCGGGCTTCCCGACCGACCTGCAGGCGCAGTGGACGGTGCTGATGACGCAGGCCACGGGCAACAGCGAGATCGTCGACACGATCTACACGGACCGTTTCAAGCACGTCCCTGAGCTCCGTCGCCTCGGCGCCAACGCGTTCGTGATCGGCAACAAGGTGGCCGTCGAGGGCGGGACGCCGCTGAGCAGCGCGGTCGTGATGAGCACCGACCTACGCGCGAGTGTCTCGCTTGTCATGGCAGGCCTGATCGCGGAAGGCACCACGGACGTGCTCCGTGTCTACCACCTCGACCGGGGCTACGAGCGCCTCGAAGCCAAACTGCAAGCCGTCGGCCTCGCCGTCACCCGGGAGGAGTATGACGAGAACGCAGTCGAAGCCGAACTGGCCTAG
- a CDS encoding histidine kinase, giving the protein MLAAHGVTDVLDADTFSAASLLASYRFVVARSGAQAPIAARFRSLVQAVPDIIARIDDEGNIRDVHIPDEFVTAVSPEMERRMDLDRTLGSKTMERVIAACQTSLATGQRQRVPYRTEVEGRLRHREAVCVAIAEHDFLLLIRDTTALVEAQAQRDRTETELHLRSVLLSQVAQNAPIVFFAMDERGHFVQVEGRGLEGIGLAPGELVGQSALELYASTNPRIVRAIRSALAGDRVSVLIDFGGHAFETTYTPLRNAKGEVTRVIGVATDVTERVAVRTELERSRLALRELAGHLQSVREEERRRISREVHDVLGQALTALRLRVGWLAQRLPSDDPEIEGRVVDTEELIDDTIQHVRQIATRLRPGVLDDFGLVSAMEWQAEQFTAQTDVPARLTTSPDIDEATIPTEVGTALFRILQEALTNVARHARASAVEILLLHYNGRLRLTVRDNGVGITADPEKRSLGVLGMRERALILNGTFSVEGNAEDGTTLVAEVPVRAVASVRGLSLHHPVSHPTN; this is encoded by the coding sequence ATGCTTGCCGCACATGGGGTCACCGACGTCCTCGATGCTGATACGTTCAGCGCGGCATCGCTGCTTGCGAGCTATCGGTTCGTCGTAGCCCGGTCGGGGGCTCAGGCGCCGATTGCTGCCCGTTTCCGCTCGTTGGTACAAGCTGTGCCCGATATCATCGCGCGGATCGACGACGAGGGCAACATCCGCGATGTCCACATCCCCGATGAGTTTGTGACGGCGGTATCGCCAGAGATGGAACGGCGGATGGACCTCGACCGCACGCTGGGCAGCAAGACGATGGAACGCGTGATCGCTGCCTGCCAAACGAGCCTGGCGACCGGGCAGCGTCAGCGCGTACCGTACCGCACCGAGGTAGAAGGCCGGCTCCGCCATCGCGAGGCGGTGTGCGTGGCCATCGCCGAGCACGACTTTCTCTTACTCATCCGTGACACAACCGCCCTAGTAGAGGCGCAGGCGCAGCGGGATCGAACGGAGACGGAGTTGCACCTGCGCTCAGTGCTGCTGAGTCAAGTCGCCCAGAACGCTCCGATCGTGTTCTTTGCCATGGACGAGCGAGGCCATTTCGTCCAGGTAGAGGGGCGGGGGCTTGAAGGCATCGGTCTCGCGCCTGGTGAGCTAGTGGGGCAGTCGGCGCTGGAGCTATACGCGAGCACCAACCCCCGGATCGTTCGAGCCATCCGGTCAGCCTTGGCAGGCGATCGAGTAAGCGTCCTGATCGATTTCGGCGGGCACGCGTTCGAGACCACCTACACGCCGCTACGCAATGCCAAGGGGGAGGTAACCCGTGTAATCGGCGTGGCTACGGACGTGACAGAGCGCGTCGCGGTGCGCACGGAACTCGAGCGGTCGCGTCTGGCTTTGCGTGAACTTGCGGGGCACCTGCAGTCCGTGCGCGAGGAAGAGCGTCGCCGCATTTCGCGCGAGGTCCACGACGTGCTGGGCCAAGCGCTCACCGCGCTTCGGCTCCGGGTCGGGTGGCTTGCCCAGCGGCTCCCCAGCGATGACCCCGAGATTGAGGGACGGGTGGTGGACACGGAAGAACTGATCGATGACACCATCCAGCACGTACGCCAGATTGCCACGAGACTTCGCCCCGGCGTGCTCGACGACTTCGGGCTCGTGAGCGCCATGGAGTGGCAGGCCGAGCAGTTCACCGCGCAGACCGATGTGCCGGCCCGCCTCACGACCAGCCCCGACATTGATGAGGCGACCATCCCCACTGAGGTGGGCACGGCTCTCTTCCGCATTCTCCAGGAGGCGCTCACCAACGTGGCACGCCACGCCCGAGCGTCGGCGGTCGAAATCTTATTGCTCCACTACAACGGCCGGCTTCGCCTGACCGTCCGTGACAACGGCGTGGGCATCACAGCGGACCCCGAGAAGCGCTCGTTGGGCGTTTTGGGCATGCGCGAGCGCGCCCTGATTCTCAACGGCACGTTCTCCGTCGAAGGGAACGCGGAGGACGGGACAACGCTGGTTGCCGAGGTGCCTGTCCGTGCTGTTGCCTCCGTACGTGGCCTCTCGTTGCATCATCCGGTCTCTCACCCAACGAATTGA
- a CDS encoding 2-isopropylmalate synthase, which produces MSDPIIIFDTTLRDGEQAPGASMTLAEKVEIARHLARLRVDVIEAGFPISSPGQREAVRRVVATLADGPENPTGHVPVIAALGRATEADIHACGDALRDGPRTRIHTFIATSDIHLDAKFGHPRFGTTLAEKRQTVMRMAQDAVRLAKTYTDDVEFSAEDAGRTDSGYLCEIVVAAAEAGATTINIPDTTGYCLPHEYAAHFAAAKGCLKDFPHVILSAHCHDDLGLACANSLAAVAAGARQIECTINGIGERAGNAALEEIAMAIRTRGEQMGVHTNIATPHLTEASKLVAVTVGFAVPPNKAIVGKNAFSHEAGIHQHGVLKRRDTYEIMRAEDVGQAPAQIRLGRHSGRHGLFSRLDGLGVVLTEAEKDGIYERFVALADQKKEIYDEDLLALVNDQQRPVATATYRLDAMHVTTGSDEEPRATITLYSRKSDTAAEQTASGDGPVDALYRAIRTAVGGTHELASYTIRSVSEGADALGEVNVVIQNDNGLAFRGSARSTDVLRASAAAYLDALNRLAAHADETDSAAFVTDGIMQSFA; this is translated from the coding sequence ATGTCCGACCCCATCATCATCTTCGACACCACGCTGCGCGACGGCGAGCAGGCACCGGGCGCGTCGATGACGCTCGCCGAGAAAGTCGAGATCGCCCGGCACCTCGCGCGGCTGCGCGTAGACGTTATTGAAGCAGGCTTCCCGATCTCGTCGCCAGGCCAGCGTGAGGCCGTGCGCCGCGTCGTGGCGACGTTGGCCGACGGCCCCGAGAATCCGACAGGGCATGTGCCCGTCATCGCGGCGCTGGGGCGCGCCACCGAGGCCGACATTCACGCGTGCGGCGACGCGCTCCGCGACGGGCCGCGCACTCGGATCCACACCTTCATCGCTACGAGCGACATCCACCTCGACGCCAAGTTCGGGCACCCGCGCTTTGGCACTACGCTCGCCGAGAAGCGGCAGACGGTGATGCGGATGGCGCAGGACGCCGTGCGCCTCGCCAAGACCTACACCGACGACGTCGAGTTCAGCGCTGAGGATGCTGGGCGGACCGACTCGGGCTACCTCTGCGAGATCGTCGTTGCTGCTGCGGAGGCAGGCGCCACCACGATCAACATTCCCGATACGACGGGCTACTGCCTACCGCACGAGTATGCGGCGCATTTCGCCGCAGCCAAGGGTTGCCTGAAAGACTTCCCGCACGTCATCCTCTCCGCACACTGCCACGACGATCTCGGGCTGGCCTGCGCCAACTCGCTCGCGGCCGTCGCGGCGGGCGCGCGGCAGATCGAGTGCACCATCAACGGCATCGGCGAGCGTGCGGGCAACGCGGCGCTCGAAGAGATCGCGATGGCAATTCGCACGCGTGGCGAGCAGATGGGTGTCCATACCAACATCGCCACGCCGCACCTCACCGAAGCGAGCAAGCTCGTGGCCGTGACCGTGGGCTTCGCGGTGCCGCCGAACAAGGCCATCGTGGGTAAGAACGCTTTCAGCCACGAGGCGGGCATCCACCAGCACGGCGTGCTCAAACGGCGCGACACCTATGAGATCATGCGTGCCGAGGACGTCGGGCAGGCTCCGGCGCAGATTCGTCTCGGTCGTCACTCGGGCCGCCACGGCCTCTTCAGCCGCCTCGACGGGCTCGGTGTCGTGCTCACGGAAGCCGAGAAGGACGGCATCTACGAGCGATTCGTCGCGCTCGCCGACCAGAAGAAGGAGATCTACGACGAGGATCTGCTCGCGCTCGTCAACGACCAGCAACGACCTGTCGCCACGGCGACCTACCGCCTCGACGCGATGCACGTCACGACCGGCAGCGACGAGGAGCCACGCGCGACGATCACGCTCTACAGCCGCAAGTCAGATACCGCCGCCGAGCAGACCGCTTCCGGCGACGGCCCGGTCGATGCGCTCTACCGCGCCATCCGCACCGCCGTCGGCGGGACGCACGAACTCGCCAGCTACACCATCCGCTCCGTCTCCGAAGGAGCCGACGCGCTGGGCGAGGTCAACGTCGTCATCCAGAACGACAACGGGCTGGCCTTCCGTGGCTCCGCCCGCTCGACGGACGTGCTTCGCGCCTCGGCCGCTGCCTACCTCGACGCACTCAACCGCCTCGCGGCACACGCCGACGAAACCGACAGCGCGGCGTTCGTGACGGACGGCATCATGCAGTCGTTCGCCTGA
- a CDS encoding methyltransferase domain-containing protein: MREKSTVEEIRTRFDSDVERFANLDTGQSAAIDAALVLDLVTASAARVTPNARRVLDIGCGAGNYSIKLARHLSGIEVDLIDLSRPMLDRASERVGHATSGTVRAIQGDIRDLDLGTEQYDIVLAAAVLHHLREDDEWSAVFRSIRKALRPGGSFWISDLVAHDHTGVHDLMWTRYGAYLSALRDDDYRDHVFEYIAQEDSPRSVRYQIERLRAAGFAWVEVLHKNGPFAALGAGL; this comes from the coding sequence GTGAGAGAAAAGTCGACCGTCGAGGAGATCCGCACGCGTTTCGACAGCGATGTCGAGCGGTTCGCCAACCTCGACACCGGGCAGAGCGCGGCCATCGACGCGGCACTCGTGCTCGACCTGGTGACGGCGTCGGCTGCCCGGGTCACCCCGAATGCCCGCCGAGTGCTGGACATCGGGTGCGGCGCGGGCAACTACAGCATCAAGCTCGCGCGCCATCTCTCTGGCATCGAAGTGGACCTCATCGACCTGAGCCGGCCGATGCTGGACCGCGCCAGCGAGCGCGTCGGCCATGCGACCTCGGGTACCGTGCGGGCGATTCAAGGCGACATCCGCGACCTTGATCTCGGAACGGAGCAGTACGACATCGTGCTGGCTGCGGCTGTGCTGCACCACCTCCGCGAGGACGACGAGTGGAGCGCCGTCTTTCGATCTATCCGAAAAGCGCTGAGACCGGGCGGCTCGTTCTGGATCAGTGACCTCGTCGCACACGACCATACGGGCGTGCACGACTTGATGTGGACGCGCTATGGGGCGTATCTCTCGGCGCTGCGGGATGACGACTACCGAGATCACGTCTTCGAATACATCGCCCAGGAGGATTCGCCGCGGTCGGTGCGGTACCAGATCGAACGCTTGCGCGCAGCGGGCTTCGCGTGGGTCGAGGTCCTGCACAAAAACGGACCGTTTGCGGCGCTGGGTGCGGGCCTCTAG